From one Cytobacillus sp. IB215665 genomic stretch:
- a CDS encoding helix-turn-helix transcriptional regulator has protein sequence MILITRMKEYRAKHNISQSELANAVGVRRETIGNIENGKYNPSLKLAMDIAKILNTTVEELFSFKDENEVTI, from the coding sequence TTGATTTTGATCACTAGAATGAAAGAATATAGGGCTAAGCACAACATTTCACAAAGTGAGCTTGCTAACGCTGTTGGTGTAAGGCGTGAGACAATAGGGAATATTGAAAACGGTAAATATAATCCGTCTCTTAAATTAGCAATGGATATCGCAAAAATATTAAATACGACTGTAGAAGAGTTATTTTCATTTAAAGATGAGAACGAGGTAACAATATGA
- a CDS encoding class I SAM-dependent methyltransferase — translation MSKHKNNIFEDNMEKYRDPEYYDLQFEHYMKDLPLLLEWAEKQQGTIVDLACGTGRITIPLAKRGFSMIGIDINEGMLKRAKEKTNDTKFSIQWMMQDCTKLSLENNSSFMYMTGNSFQHFLTNDSQDQLLTSVHSNLSKQGIFIFGTRYPNVREWDDKAEKKTTYIDKRNRSVVEYRSESYHSLTQVLHCKSRREIINNDGGVITTEKDSISLRFVFPLEMERLLNQHGFTIIDEYGSWDQTPLNESSQEMIYVCKKV, via the coding sequence ATGAGCAAACACAAAAACAATATTTTTGAAGATAACATGGAAAAATATCGAGATCCAGAATACTACGACCTCCAGTTTGAACATTATATGAAAGATTTACCACTACTGTTGGAATGGGCAGAGAAGCAGCAAGGTACGATTGTTGATCTTGCCTGTGGTACAGGTAGAATAACGATACCATTAGCTAAACGTGGCTTTAGTATGATAGGTATCGATATAAATGAGGGTATGTTGAAAAGAGCAAAAGAGAAAACGAATGATACGAAGTTTTCAATTCAATGGATGATGCAGGATTGTACGAAGCTATCGTTAGAAAATAATAGCTCATTTATGTACATGACGGGAAATTCCTTTCAACACTTTTTAACGAATGATTCACAAGATCAATTATTAACTTCGGTACATAGTAATCTTTCAAAACAAGGGATATTTATTTTTGGAACACGGTATCCAAATGTAAGGGAATGGGACGACAAAGCGGAAAAGAAAACTACGTATATTGATAAGCGTAACCGAAGCGTAGTTGAATATCGCAGTGAGTCGTATCATTCTCTTACGCAAGTTTTACATTGTAAATCACGAAGAGAAATTATTAATAATGATGGAGGTGTGATTACTACAGAAAAAGATAGTATTTCGTTACGCTTTGTCTTTCCTCTAGAAATGGAAAGGTTATTAAATCAACATGGGTTCACTATTATAGATGAATACGGCTCTTGGGA
- a CDS encoding DUF3796 domain-containing protein — protein sequence MFKNKLAYLGFLGFLGFLGPFKVLGPISDNAAFMWVFFILFLYAKVIPDELFKLHVKNAATKAFFIGMIMTFVIFIFSSNITNPAFLRLILLFPFLTSVLIFFTMLEVYERREKKGLHNGIDFDH from the coding sequence ATGTTTAAAAATAAATTAGCTTATTTAGGCTTTTTAGGCTTTTTAGGTTTTTTAGGACCCTTTAAAGTGTTAGGACCTATATCAGACAATGCTGCATTCATGTGGGTTTTCTTTATACTCTTTTTATATGCAAAGGTTATTCCAGATGAATTATTTAAATTACATGTAAAAAATGCTGCAACAAAAGCTTTCTTTATCGGCATGATTATGACCTTTGTTATCTTCATATTTTCATCAAATATTACAAATCCTGCATTTCTTAGGTTAATATTATTATTTCCATTTCTTACTTCAGTACTGATTTTTTTTACTATGTTGGAGGTATACGAACGAAGAGAGAAGAAAGGTTTACACAATGGCATTGATTTTGATCACTAG